A region of Antedon mediterranea chromosome 8, ecAntMedi1.1, whole genome shotgun sequence DNA encodes the following proteins:
- the LOC140057710 gene encoding uncharacterized protein yields MDKDMFLPLYKSIIRPHLEYASCIWYPLLKGDLDKLERVQRRATKIVKKLRDKSYDQRLKELGLPTLNYRRRRADIIQVFKIIKGLDDIEAETFFDFREVSRTRGHQFKLRKPRARLKIRSHSFSCRIVNTWNNLYHTTVQAENINAFKDQLNKDRAMGDKFCYQF; encoded by the coding sequence ATGGATAAGGATATGTTCCTGCCCctttataaaagtataattcGACCTCATCTGGAATACGCAAGCTGTATATGGTACCCTCTCCTAAAAGGTGATTTGGATAAGCTTGAAAGAGTGCAGCGTAGGGCcactaaaattgtcaaaaagttAAGAGATAAATCTTACGATCAGAGATTAAAAGAGCTTGGATTACCTACACTGAATTACAGAAGAAGGAGAGCGGACATTATACAagtgtttaaaattatcaagGGCTTGGATGATATTGAAGCCGAAACCTTTTTTGACTTTAGAGAGGTCAGTAGAACAAGGGGCCATCAATTCAAATTAAGAAAGCCAAGAGCCCGACTGAAAATCAGAAGCCACTCCTTTTCATGTAGAATCGTCAACACATGGAACAATCTATACCACACTACAGTACAAGCAGAAAACATAAATGCATTCAAGGATCAACTAAACAAAGACAGAGCAATGGGAGATAAATTTTGCTACCAATTCTAG